The window TGAACTGACGAGCGCGGCGGCTGGTCGGCAGTATCTCGTTTCTCAAAAATCCCCGGCGAGGCCGGGGGGCTCCTTCCCCTTTCGAAGGACCGCGATGGTTATTCGAGCTGGAAGGCGACCTCGACTTCGGCCTGGTATTCGCGGTCGCTAACCGACGCGACCTCGACACCGAGTTCGTCGACTTCGACCCAGTGGACGTTGTCGAGGGTTGCCTCCGCTCGGTCGACGGCGTCGTCTACCGCCGCATCGAAACTCTCGTCGCTCGTACCGACGAGCGTGATTTTC of the Natronomonas halophila genome contains:
- a CDS encoding dodecin; the protein is MVFKKITLVGTSDESFDAAVDDAVDRAEATLDNVHWVEVDELGVEVASVSDREYQAEVEVAFQLE